In the genome of Misgurnus anguillicaudatus chromosome 11, ASM2758022v2, whole genome shotgun sequence, one region contains:
- the eif3s6ip gene encoding eukaryotic translation initiation factor 3 subunit L, giving the protein MSYPAEEEEANYDPYTYPNDYDYHTGDPKADLAYERQYEHQQTYHVIPEVIKNFLQYFHKTISDLIDQKVYELQANRVSSESIEQKIYEIQDVYENSWNKLTDRFFKTSPWPEAEAIASLVGNDAVFLILYKELYYRHIYAKVSGGPTLDQRFESYYNYCNLFNYILNADGPAPLELPNQWLWDIIDEFIYQFQSFSQYRCKTAKKTEEEIEFLRNNPKIWNVHSVLNVLHSLVDKSNINRQLEVYTSGGDPESVAGEYGRHSLYKMLGYFSLVGLLRLHSLLGDYYQAIKVLENIELNKKSMYSRVPECQITTYYYVGFAYLMMRRYQDAIRVFANILLYIQRTRNMFQRSTYKYEMINKQNEQMHGLLAIALTMYPMRIDESIHTQLREKYGDKMLRMQKGDLQVFEELFSFACPKFLSPVVPNYDNVHPNYHKEPFQQQLKVFAEEVQQQAQLSTIRSFLKLYTTMPVAKLAGFLDMTEQEFRIQLLVFKHKMKNLVWTSGISALDGEFQSASEVDFYIDKDMIHIADTKVARRYGDFFIRQIHKFEELNRTLKKMPQAGASSTTSSSTSRAT; this is encoded by the exons ATGTCTTATCCAGCTGAAGAGGAGGAGGCTAAT TATGACCCTTATACCTACCCAAATGACTATGACTATCACACGG GTGATCCTAAAGCTGATCTGGCTTATGAACGTCAGTATGAACACCAACAGACCTATCACGTGATCCCTGAGGTCATTAAGAACTTCCTGCAGTATTTTCATAAAACCATCTCTGATCTGATCGACCAGAAGGTTTACGAGCTGCAGGCCAACCGTGTGTCCAGCGAGAGCATCGAGCAGAAGATCTACGAGATCCAGGACGTTTATGAGAACAG cTGGAACAAGCTTACAGATCGCTTCTTTAAGACATCTCCATGGCCAGAGGCAGAAGCCATCGCTTCGCTGGTTGGTAATG aTGCAGTTTTCCTGATCCTCTATAAAGAGCTGTATTACAGGCACATCTACGCCAAAGTCAGC GGAGGTCCAACTCTGGACCAGAGGTTTGAATCGTACTATAATTACTGCAACCTCTTCAACTACATCCTTA ATGCTGATGGACCTGCACCATTGGAGCTTCCTAACCAGTGGCTGTGGGACATTATTGATGAGTTCATTTACCAG TTCCAGTCGTTTAGTCAGTATCGTTGTAAAACAGCCAAGAAAACCGAGGAGGAGATCGAGTTCCTGAGGAACAATCCCAAGATCTGGAACGTTCACAGTGTGCTGAATGTTCTTCACTCTCTGGTGGACAAGAGCAACATTAACCGGCAGCTGGAGGTGTACACCAGTGGAG gTGACCCCGAGTCTGTGGCTGGGGAATATGGCCGTCACTCTCTATACAAGATGTTGGGTTATTTCAGTCTTGTGGGATTGCTGAGACTTCACTCTCTGCTGGGCGATTACTATCAGGCCATTAAGGTCCTGGAGAACATTGAACTCAACAAGAAG aGCATGTACTCGCGCGTGCCCGAGTGTCAGATCACTACCTACTACTATGTGGGTTTCGCTTATCTGATGATGAGACGCTATCAGGATGCCATCCGCGTCTTCGCCAACATCCTGCTCTACATCCAGAGAACAAGAAACATGTTCCAAAGATCCACCTACAAATATGAGATG ATCAATAAACAGAACGAGCAGATGCACGGCCTGTTGGCTATTGCTCTCACCATGTACCCCATGCGCATCGATGAGAGCATCCACACGCAGCTCCGTGAGAAATATGGCGACAAAATGCTCCGCATGCAGAAAGG AGATCTTCAGGTGTTTGAGGAGTTGTTCAGTTTTGCATGCCCTAAGTTCCTGTCGCCTGTAGTTCCAAACTACGACAACGTTCATCCAAATTACCACAAAGAACCATTCCAGCAGCAACTGAAGGTGTTTGCCGAAGAAGTTCAGCAGCAGGCACAGCTCTCCACCATCCGCAG TTTCCTGAAGCTCTACACCACTATGCCTGTGGCCAAGCTGGCCGGATTCCTCGACATGACCGAGCAGGAATTCCGTATCCAGCTGCTCGTCTTTAAACACAAGATGAAGAACCTGGTGTGGACCAGCGGCATCTCCGCTCTGGATGGAGAGTTTCAGTCGGCTTCTGAGGTCGACTTTTACATCGACAAG GATATGATCCACATTGCGGACACCAAAGTTGCCCGTCGCTATGGAGATTTCTTTATCCGACAGATCCACAAGTTTGAGGAG TTGAACCGGACTCTGAAGAAAATGCCCCAGGCTGGCGCGTCTTCAACTACCAGCAGCTCCACATCACGTGCCACATAA